The following are encoded in a window of Arctopsyche grandis isolate Sample6627 chromosome 4, ASM5162203v2, whole genome shotgun sequence genomic DNA:
- the LOC143910586 gene encoding uncharacterized protein LOC143910586 yields the protein MSPASQADALHVDRYVGGYLIANNNNNNNQRQEQRHYNNYNKTVPKKKQLHYIPPANLYQGGYVPANGLFPPTNFCPNQNNWTGVPLISTANARRNRKPHSNYPPQNLSPPFHRQPIQILNGSCNVEYAEGHLPLSRLALHTQGAPLILARRYNNNNNNNNNNNNNNNNINNNRKQNPCQSGYRATTNPNDVRSPTSADFVIRKFHDTLLLPRDGGFECKKEQTSVAVSNSNQSINQVLNLDSLSVTSDESSGSTNSETCLPRIIKPRKRRKKDRKPPSAGGDKTQYGGDSKSESATKDECYEATDINRNNVYKFSPEKASQDESVTEGKHSSTCTTEKSSQPQLNATKSRHTSDDVEDDSDDSSSLFEAISRCSPTMCQCKYCDPSGQVWDFDRFCYSSLFTTSEMNFASEEKSGNPFADKDSMLRRSWSEPCPGHSVENLRISGYDKQVSPHRSDPNVSAACEQDNNNESTYAKSSFGAIGTGRRTSKSRETFGAPEWKAAATPPSPEHVPDLLFKCFPSRGVSLHVSPAIVTSPGGHRDLEIKFYSVAEDDKGEGDDATVFQCDPSKEPQPVAVQ from the coding sequence ATGAGCCCGGCCTCACAGGCGGACGCCCTACACGTCGACAGATACGTCGGAGGATACCTCATtgccaacaacaacaacaacaacaaccaaCGCCAAGAACAACGACACTACAACAACTACAACAAAACGGTTCCTAAGAAGAAACAACTCCACTACATACCTCCAGCCAACCTCTACCAGGGTGGATACGTACCCGCTAACGGCCTCTTCCCACCCACCAACTTCTGCCCCAACCAAAATAACTGGACTGGCGTACCTCTCATATCCACAGCCAACGCCAGGCGCAACAGAAAACCACACTCAAATTACCCACCTCAAAACCTATCACCACCTTTCCACAGACAACCCATACAGATCTTAAATGGGTCGTGCAACGTCGAATACGCAGAGGGACACTTGCCGCTGTCTAGGCTCGCTCTACACACCCAAGGCGCGCCTCTCATTCTCGCCAGGAggtacaacaacaacaacaacaacaacaataataataacaacaacaacaacaacatcaACAACAACCGTAAACAGAATCCTTGTCAAAGCGGTTACAGGGCGACGACGAACCCGAACGATGTTCGGTCTCCCACCAGTGCCGATTTCGTTATTAGAAAGTTTCACGACACGCTGCTACTGCCCCGAGATGGTGGTTTCGAGTGTAAAAAAGAACAAACTAGTGTTGCCGTCTCGAACTCCAATCAGAGTATCAATCAAGTGTTGAATCTCGACTCTCTCAGTGTTACCAGTGATGAGAGCTCGGGTTCTACTAACTCGGAAACTTGTTTACCGCGCATTATCAAGCCGAGGAAGAGAAGAAAGAAGGATCGGAAGCCGCCCAGTGCTGGTGGTGATAAGACCCAATATGGTGGCGATTCAAAGTCGGAGTCTGCGACTAAAGACGAGTGCTACGAAGCTACGGACATAAATAGGAATAATGTGTACAAATTTAGTCCGGAGAAGGCGAGTCAAGACGAAAGTGTAACAGAAGGAAAGCACTCATCGACGTGTACGACCGAGAAATCTTCTCAACCGCAGCTGAACGCGACCAAAAGTCGACACACTTCCGACGACGTAGAGGACGACTCTGACGATTCGTCGTCGCTGTTCGAAGCCATCAGCAGATGTTCCCCTACGATGTGTCAGTGTAAATACTGCGACCCGTCCGGTCAGGTGTGGGACTTTGACCGATTCTGCTACTCTTCCCTATTCACCACGTCGGAAATGAACTTCGCTTCGGAAGAGAAGTCGGGCAATCCGTTTGCGGACAAGGACTCGATGCTGAGGAGGAGCTGGAGTGAACCTTGTCCTGGACACTCGGTGGAGAATCTGCGCATATCTGGATACGATAAACAAGTATCGCCGCATCGCTCCGACCCAAATGTTTCAGCAGCGTGCGAACAAGATAACAACAACGAATCAACCTATGCAAAGTCGAGTTTCGGCGCTATCGGAACTGGAAGGAGGACTAGCAAGTCGCGGGAAACTTTTGGCGCTCCCGAGTGGAAGGCTGCTGCTACACCCCCTTCTCCCGAACACGTGCCAGACTTGTTGTTCAAGTGCTTCCCCTCACGTGGAGTCAGCCTCCACGTGTCTCCGGCTATTGTCACCTCGCCTGGAGGACACCGCGACCTCGAGATAAAATTCTACTCTGTCGCTGAGGATGATAAGGGTGAAGGTGACGATGCTACTGTTTTTCAGTGCGATCCGTCGAAAGAACCACAACCTGTCGCTGTCCAGTAG